The genomic window ACGCCTGGCAGGCCGTCGTCGCCGCCGAGGACAGGAAGTTCTTCGAGCACGGCGGCTACGATCCCGCAGGCATCGGGCGCGCGCTGTTCGCCAACATGCAGGCGGGCAGCGTGTCCCAGGGTGGCTCCACCATCTCCCAACAGGTCGCTCGGCTGAACTTCAAGGAGGTCGGGCTCGACCGCTCGATCGAGCGCAAGCTCAAGGAGGTCGCCTACGCGGTCGCGCTCGAGAAGCGGTTCACCAAGGAGGAGATCCTCGACCGCTACGTCAACCAGGTGTACTTCGGCTCCGGGGCGTACGGGCTGCAGGCGGCCTCGGAGGAGTTCTTCGACACCAACGTCGTCAACATCACGCCTGACCAGGCCGCGCTGCTCGCGGGCCTGATCAGCTCGCCCAGCGCATACGACCCCCGTGACAATCGGGAGCGCGCGCGTCAGCAGCGCGACCACGTGCTCAACAGCATGGTCGAGGCAGGCTACCTCACGCCTGAGCAGGGCGAGAAGCACAAGGCCAAGAAGCTCGAGGTCGCGCCACCTCCGGAGGGCACCAACAAGCAGCCCTCGATCATCGAAGAGGTCATCCGCGACGTGAAGGCCAACCCCGTGTTCGGTGCCACCGTGCAGGAGCGCGAGGACAACCTGTTCAACGGCGGGCTGCGCATCGAGACGACGATCCGTCCGCGCCTGCAGAAGCTGGCGGAGCGCACCGTTGTCAGCCGCTTCGGTAAGTCCGGCAAGGGTGTGACGGCAGCGATCGCCGCGGTCGATCCCAGGACGGGGGCCATTAAGGCGGCCGCCTCGGCCAAGCGCCTCAACAAGCAGAACTTCAACGTGGCGATGCGCGGACGCCGCCAGCCAGGAAGTGCCTTCAAGCCCTTCGTCATGGCCGAGGCGCTCCGCCAGGGCTTCTCGCCGAACACGACACTGGAGGCCAACAGCCCGATGGTCTTCCCCCAGCGGTACGGACCGGCGTGGTCGGTCTCGAACTACGGTGGCGCGTCGTACGGCACCCTGGACATGGCCGCCGCGACCAAGAGCTCGGTCAACACCTACTTCGCCCAGCTCATCGAGCTGGTCGGCGTCGAGCGCGCCGTCGCCATGGCCGAGAAGCTCGGGCTCTCCCGCGAGGGCATCGGTGAGGAGGGCTTCTACGGCCCCGCGATCGTGCTCGGCGGTATGAACAAGGGCGCGACGCCGCTCGAGATGGCGTCGGCCTACGGTACGTTCGCCAACAACGGCGTCCACGTCGAGCCGTTCCTGATCAAGCAGGTCAAGCGCGGCAAGGAGGTTGTGTTCACGCAGGAGAGCCGTAAGAAGCAGGTGCTCCAGCCGGACGTGAACGCCGCGGCGCTGCGCATGCTGGAGGGCCCACCAAGCTCCGGCGGGACGGCTCCCATCGCCGACCTGCCGTCGTGGCCCGTCGCCGGCAAGACCGGCACCACCCAGTTGGCGACCGACGCCTGGTTCGTCGGCACAACGCCGGTGCTGTCGACCGCGGTGTGGGTCGGCTACAAGGACAGCCAGATCCGGATGTACGGCGCGACCGGTGGAGGGATGGCCGCACCCGTGTGGCGGCAGTACATGGATGCCGCACTGGCCAACCGCCAGCCCATGGACTTCCCCTCGGTGGACGAGGCGGAGTTCGTCGGCAGGACCGCCAACGTGCCGAACGTGATCGGACTCAGTGAGCAGAATGCACTGTCGAAGCTAGCGAAGAAGAAGCTGATCGGCCGCGCGCAGTACCAGGCGTCAGCGGCACCCGTCGGTTCGGTGTTGTGGGTCAGCCCGAGTGACACTGCGCAGGTCGGCACGACCGTCTACGTCGGCGTGTCGACCGGCGAGCCACCACCCCCACCGGAACCCGAGCCGGTGCCGCAGGAGAACAATCCGCAGCGCAAGAATCGTGACAAGCCGAACAACTCGGGCAACGGTGGCGGGGGTGGGCGCAACACCAACGCCTAGGCCGGCGGCGTCCGTCCGCTGTCGGTTGTCACATGCTGGCGATCAGCTTCGCGACACGGTCGTCGTCGGAGCGGAACGGGTCCTTGCACAGCACCGTCCGCTGGGCTTGGTCGTTCAGCTTCAGGTGGACCCAGTCGACCGTGAAGTCACGGCGCTTGCGCTTGGCCTGACGGATGAACTCGCCCCGCAATTTGGCTCGCGTCGTCTGTGGCGGCGTCCGCATCGCCGTCCTGATCTCGTCATCGTCGACGAGCCTGTCGACCTTGCTGCGTCGCTGCAGGAGGTAGTACAGCCCGCGGCCACGGTTGACGTCGTGGTACTGCAGGTCCAGCATCGCGACCCGCGGGTGTGACAACGGCAGGTCGTGACGACGGCGGTAGTCCTCTACGATGTGGTACTTGGCGACCCAGTCGCATTCACGGCTGAGCTTTAGCGGGTCGGTCTCGAGCGTGTCGAGCACCCGTGACCATTCCGCCACGACGCGGTCTGTGACCGGATCGCTCCCGCTGTGCTGCAGGAACCGCATGACCCGTTCCAGGTAGGCGCGCTGGATCTCCAGGGCGCTGAGCTCGCGCCCACCCTCGAGGCGGACGCGTCGGCGGCACGTCATGTCGTGACTGATCTCGCGGATCGCACGGATCGGGTTGTCCAGCGTGAGGTCCCGCATGACGGTGCCGGCCTCGATCATCCGCAGCACCAGGTCGGCGGTCGCGAGCTTGAGCCAGGTCGCGTACTCGCTCATGTTCGAGTCGCCGACGATGACGTGCAGGCGGCGGTACCGCTCGGCGTCCGCGTGCGGCTCGTCGCGACTGTTGATGATCGGACGGCTGCGCGTGGTCGCCGAGCTCAGGCCCTCCCAGATGTGCTCGGCCCGCTGTGCGATCGAGTACAGCGCGCCACGTGGCGTCTGGAGCACCTTGCCGGCGCCGGCATAGATCTGTCGGGACACCAGGAACGGGATCAGGGTGTCGGCGAGTTTCTGGAACTCGCCGACGCGGCTCACCAGGTAGTTCTCGTGGCTGCCGTAGGAGTTGCCGGCCGAGTCGGTGTTGTTCTTGAACAGGAAGATGGTCCCGGCGATGCCCTCCTCGTGGAGGCGCTGCTCGGCCTGTTCGACGAGCGACTCGAGGATCCGCTCCCCCGCCTTGTCGTGGGCGACCACCCCGGTGACGGTGTCGCACTCGGGCGTCGCGTACTCGGGGTGCGAGCCGACGTCGAGGTACAGCCGGGCACCGTTCTCGAGGAACACGTTCGACGAGCGACCCCAGCTGACGACGCGCCTGAACAGGTAGCGCGCGACCTCGTCGGGCGACAGGCGCCGCTGTCCTCGGAACGTGCAGGTGACCCCGTACTCCACTTCGATGCCGAAGATACGCCGATCCACGTTGCCCCTGTCGTCCGGCCTGCCCCTGTCGTCGGCAGGTGCCCGACGTGTGGGCACCTGCGGCATCAGCGACGGCGTCTGCAAGCGCCCAGTCTACGCGTCGTGACCCTGGCGTCGACGGTGTCGCAGAGGCGACCGGCGGGGTCAGACCGCCGCCGTGCCACATTTGCGGATGCCCACCGTACGCCGCACCAAGCGCCACCCTCGGTCGAAGCGGCTCCGTCGGGTCAGGTCAGGGCGGCAGCGACCTCGTCGACCGTCATGCGAAAGAACTTCCGCCGCCCACGGGTGCGATCGAGCCCCGCGACCTCGAGGCGGTCGGC from Euzebyales bacterium includes these protein-coding regions:
- a CDS encoding transglycosylase domain-containing protein, encoding MAASDASAHARTPVDDGGTSPTDRADGDRTTTPDTPPPTDRADGDRTTTPDTPPPTDRADGDRTTTPDTATSHGAAAPGTTGPATGTATRSRRPVPTVDDRGAAPAAAATALGQPLRRTGTPGRQTRTAAWLPPLRHRRETDRPWLVRAGMFAVVSVAGLAAIVVAAVALVPRAIAYASESADAELIVPGDAAFDPLAQRTRVLYADGSLLAILHGEEDRTRVSLDKMPDHAWQAVVAAEDRKFFEHGGYDPAGIGRALFANMQAGSVSQGGSTISQQVARLNFKEVGLDRSIERKLKEVAYAVALEKRFTKEEILDRYVNQVYFGSGAYGLQAASEEFFDTNVVNITPDQAALLAGLISSPSAYDPRDNRERARQQRDHVLNSMVEAGYLTPEQGEKHKAKKLEVAPPPEGTNKQPSIIEEVIRDVKANPVFGATVQEREDNLFNGGLRIETTIRPRLQKLAERTVVSRFGKSGKGVTAAIAAVDPRTGAIKAAASAKRLNKQNFNVAMRGRRQPGSAFKPFVMAEALRQGFSPNTTLEANSPMVFPQRYGPAWSVSNYGGASYGTLDMAAATKSSVNTYFAQLIELVGVERAVAMAEKLGLSREGIGEEGFYGPAIVLGGMNKGATPLEMASAYGTFANNGVHVEPFLIKQVKRGKEVVFTQESRKKQVLQPDVNAAALRMLEGPPSSGGTAPIADLPSWPVAGKTGTTQLATDAWFVGTTPVLSTAVWVGYKDSQIRMYGATGGGMAAPVWRQYMDAALANRQPMDFPSVDEAEFVGRTANVPNVIGLSEQNALSKLAKKKLIGRAQYQASAAPVGSVLWVSPSDTAQVGTTVYVGVSTGEPPPPPEPEPVPQENNPQRKNRDKPNNSGNGGGGGRNTNA
- the pafA gene encoding Pup--protein ligase, yielding MDRRIFGIEVEYGVTCTFRGQRRLSPDEVARYLFRRVVSWGRSSNVFLENGARLYLDVGSHPEYATPECDTVTGVVAHDKAGERILESLVEQAEQRLHEEGIAGTIFLFKNNTDSAGNSYGSHENYLVSRVGEFQKLADTLIPFLVSRQIYAGAGKVLQTPRGALYSIAQRAEHIWEGLSSATTRSRPIINSRDEPHADAERYRRLHVIVGDSNMSEYATWLKLATADLVLRMIEAGTVMRDLTLDNPIRAIREISHDMTCRRRVRLEGGRELSALEIQRAYLERVMRFLQHSGSDPVTDRVVAEWSRVLDTLETDPLKLSRECDWVAKYHIVEDYRRRHDLPLSHPRVAMLDLQYHDVNRGRGLYYLLQRRSKVDRLVDDDEIRTAMRTPPQTTRAKLRGEFIRQAKRKRRDFTVDWVHLKLNDQAQRTVLCKDPFRSDDDRVAKLIASM